GCCGTAGCCGCCGTAGCCGCCGTAGCCGCCGTAGCCGCCGTAGCCGCCGTAGCCGTAATAGTAGCTGCCACGGCCTTGGTAACGCACCTTGTTGAGAATCAAACCGACGATTTCGGGGTTGCCCAGTTGTTCCAGGGCATCGCGAACCGCCATCTGGGGGGTGCGCTCCGCCTCCACCACCATGACGATCTGACCCATGTTGCGGGCCAGTTCCCGGGCCTCGGTGGTCACCAGCAACGGGGGAGAGTCGAAGACCACGATGATGCGTTCGTTGCCCAGTCCCCCCAGGGACATGGTGTGCAACAACTGGCGCATGTTCTCGCTGGCCAGCAGTTCGGTGGCGTGGTGATGCAGCCGGCCGGAAGGCAACAACATCAATTTGGGAATATTGGTGCGAATGAGGATGTCATGATAGTGGTCCACCTGTTCCATCAGGTAGTCGGTCAGACCCATCTTGGCCTTGAAGCCCAGAATCCGCGACACCGAGGGTTTGGCCACGTCGCCGTCGACCAGGATCACGGTATTGTCCACTTCGGCGGCCAGGCTCATGGCCAGATTGATGGCGGTGAAGGTCTTGCCCTCCTTGGGAAAGGCGCTGGTAACCATGATCAGGTTGGCGTTTTCCACCTTGCGGGCGCCCTGTCCCAGGGCATTGAGCAGCAGTGGCCGTTTGATGATGCGAAACTCTTCGGCGACGGAAGAACGTCCCACGTCCGGGGTCAGAATTCCCTTGGCCTTGAGACCTTGAAAATCCAGAACGACCTTCTTGCGAATGGACGGCCCCCCAGCCAGCCGTGTTTCCCCCAGATCCTCATCGAAATCATCCACTTTTGCCACCTTCCAGCAGAGATGCTCTCGGTCAAAGGTTGAGCAGCATCAATACGATATATAAGCCGAAGAGGGTGATCATGGTCAGGGTGAAACCCA
This is a stretch of genomic DNA from Magnetococcales bacterium. It encodes these proteins:
- a CDS encoding tyrosine-protein kinase family protein — its product is MGETRLAGGPSIRKKVVLDFQGLKAKGILTPDVGRSSVAEEFRIIKRPLLLNALGQGARKVENANLIMVTSAFPKEGKTFTAINLAMSLAAEVDNTVILVDGDVAKPSVSRILGFKAKMGLTDYLMEQVDHYHDILIRTNIPKLMLLPSGRLHHHATELLASENMRQLLHTMSLGGLGNERIIVVFDSPPLLVTTEARELARNMGQIVMVVEAERTPQMAVRDALEQLGNPEIVGLILNKVRYQGRGSYYYGYGGYGGYGGYGGYGGYG